gttttgccggcatcaactagggaatgggaccctatGCCTGGGACCCTTTGTTGgaaaagtcattgggttatgcctgcatcaactaaggagtgagaccatatgttggaaatgTCTTCGAATTATGCCGGTATCacctagggagtgggaccctatgttggaaaagtcatcgggttatgcaggaatcaactagggagtgggaccctgtgttggaaaagtcatagagttatgccggcatcaactagggagtgggaccctatgctggaaaagtcatcgggttatgccgacatcaactagggtgtgggaccctatgttggaaaagtcatcgggttatgccggcatcaactaggtaatgagacactatgttggaaaagtcatcgagttaagctggcatcaactagggagtaagaccctatgttggaaaagtcatcgggctACGCTGACATCAAATAgtgagtgggaccctatgttggaaaagttatCGGGCTATACCAACATGAACTAGGGAgtggaccctatgttggaaaggtcatcgggttatgccggcatcaactagggagtgggaccctatgttgaaaaagtcatcgagttatgcggcatcaactagggagatGGTTTAGACAGAATGATAGGGCATATGCGTGGTTACTAGCGTGTCcattagcgcgaccgcgctagcgcAGTTCTGGAAAAGTAAATTTCAGGGATAAAATTGGAAGTTCGGGGGCAAATCCACTTAACCTATAGAAGTTCTAGCTCGCCTAAGAGAAAATTATCAAGGTTTTCACAGCTTAGTTCAAGAAAAGgggaggcaagaggcaaggaggataattcaacattgcgttcttcctttctttcttttgtttttacgATTTGTGATGAATTTGAATATTGTTATGATGAAccctagtatgagtagctaaatatttagtctaaggttttgatggaacctattgaaggatgaacttcttgttatgttaatatagtttgcctggtttaatctctatttgttcaactacgttcttgttgtagttaattgataggatcctcaattagctgtacctatttagtatgcataactcgggagggagtgcatatttaggtaattattgaacaacaccactcccaaagtatatgaaggttcaataactgagggtttaaaggcgggattagggataacgaagtcttgggtgcaatctaaagtgagctgtaataaccAAAGCCAGCTCGCGTATCTcgagagagtgcgtctagtaaattattgtaattactcgggagagatttacggtaataagagtgctcatgattgatagagacgattaggtgaatctatgtgaaacataatagaaagggattccatcaataggagaaatcataaccttagaaccttctcttaattgtttacaactcgATCTTAGTTAGTTTTCAGTTGCTTATTACATTCATTCGTAGTTTGTAAAAATACCCTCAATTGTTATTTACAatgtttgggaagttgattccgtggaatttagtaagtctaacgagagtaattgataggttaattccttgtgggttcgactctgggctaaatactcagattataatTGCAACGTCCGCGTATCttttttttataaggcatagtttggCGTGAGCAactttggcgtcgttgccggggaattaacggtattatcaattacaattgaaagaagtacaaaaattcttagtgtagtcagttttctctatatACAAtctttacattgaaattttaatgtttgttgacttggttgtacaAGTGCATGCCTAGAAAGTCATCGAGAACtagtgaagtatttgaagcattatcagatcccgagaaagttttcaaggccttgaatcgggccaaccggaaaagcaaacaacaacaaacaactgaaCAAATCGAACTAGACATGGGGGATAACGTGGTAGACCCAGCAGTGCCAATAGCACCTGTgtcacctcttgtgccagaggctgCTCTCTATGACTAGGCACAACCCACAACTGAAAATCTGGCCACAACGATTGTAGTCCCGCAGATACAGGCTGAATCATTTCAAATCACGAATAACATGCtacacttgttgcaaaacaagggactattttcggggtcacaagTTGAAGATCCTCAACATCACTTGAAGAATTTCCTTTCAATCTGCAAAAcccaaaggcagcccaacgtaactcTGGAAGCAATCAAGCtattattgtttccattctcagtgacaggagctgcccagacctggctaaactcactccctataaattccataacaacttgggaggagttagtcaagcaattccataacaaattccacccacccaacaagactgctcaacaaattgatgaaattttgagttttaaacagagaccaatggagacacttCATGAAACATGGGAACGTTTCAAAGGGATGCTAGTTATATGTCtgcaccatggtattccagatctgatgttggggaggcggttttacatgggattgtcagatagcgtgaagaacattattgatgcttcagctggtggagcatttttaagcaaaacatggagagaaggccagagtctgcttgacaagatggcacagaattcgggatggacaaccaggaatgcacctatcactcaagtggttcactcagtgccattagatccatccaactctatggctgaaaatatggccaccatattgacacagatgagtatactcaccaaaaaggtggaagattCAGGGgagaagcagcaggtacacatcgtagatactaccaatggagGCTTGTGCatatcttgcattagtcagccaattggtaaccaatggaatgcagaacatgatcatcatcactaccctgaagacatgaactgtgtgtctaattatggaggccagagacagggtggtcagaattggaGCCAGCAAAATCAGCCGTACAGGCCAGTCTAGCCACAGTTCAACAATgggaacatgggaggtatgatacctcctaacaatatggcaccttacccAAGGCCACAGGGATATAACAATCAAAATCAGCAGCAGGGGTATCACCCCCCTCAGCAGCAGCATGGTTGACGGCAGGAAGATAGGTTTGCTCgacttgaggcaatgatgcagcaggttattgtgtctaatgcaaaaattagtgaaagagtagatgcacatgattcAGATATTAAGAATATTGAAGTACAGTTGGGCCAAATTTCGATGTCTCTAaacaatcgtcctcatgggacattaCCTGCAGACACTGAAATAAATCCAAAAGACCAAGGTccgaagcagctgatggcagtgagtctacgGAATGGTAGAGATTTAGACGTGgagcaagagagggctcgagaaagAAGAAGGCTGAGACACTCAaaccagtgcccattgagctagatgagtcaacgaaactgacagaggtgacagtCCAGCCTGCTCAGGAAGAACATAACATTCAGATTAAGACTGAGAAAAAAACCGCTGAGATAGCCAGGAATAAGTAGTTGAGGTGGCAGCTGATAAAGAGCAGTCCCAAATCATTAGGAAGAAGAGACCTCTCGCACCATTCCCTCAAAGGCTAGATAAGTACCAAAAAGAGGAGCAATACAAGAAATTtttggagatgctgaaacaaatccaagTAAACATTCCATTGATAAATGCTTTGAAAGAGATGcctgggtatgcaaaaatgatgaaggacttaatGTCCAGAAAATTCGATTTCCAAGACCTGGCCACGACGACTCTTACTCAGACCTGCAGTGCAGTGGTGACTAGACTAATTGCGGAAAAGCTATCTGACCCAGGGAGCTTTACAATTCCCTACActattggtaattttgcttttgctaaGGCACTTTGTGATCTAGGGGCTAGCATTAATCTTATGCCCCTAGCGATTTATAAGAGGCTtgggattggaagagctagactcACCTCTATGTTATTACAGCTGGCTGATAGGAATGTAAAAAGACCCTCTGGTATGTTGGATGATGTGTTGATTTAGgtggggaaatttgtgttccctgcagattttgtgatcttagactgcaaggtggatgaagaaattcccataattttgtgaaggccgttcttggccactgggagagctctcattgattgtgagactagggagctcaagatgagattaAACGAcgaagagataacattcaatgtgcataAATCTATGAGGAGACCAAGTGAATTtgccaattgctctcttattgatgttGTGGATGTGATTGTCGAAACTGATGATGAGATGCTGACTATTGAGGACCCTCTTGCTGCATGTCTGATGAATTTAGATAAGGTGAATAGAGAAGAACTGACAAAATGAGTGTTGGCACTAGAGGGCAGAGGGTTCTAGGACAGAACTCTtgaatttgagcccttgcacttagaaaatagagaaactccTCTAGCCAAGCCATCCATCGAAGAACCCCCAAagctggagttgaagccactgcccgcccatctcaggtatgagttccttggacctgactccatattacctgttattatctcatctagtttatTAGATatgcaggcacaacaactcttgcaggtactcaaggagtgtaagactgccattgggtggaccatggcagacataaaaGGGATCATCCCCGCCTACTGTATGCATAAATTTCTgctggaagagggacacaaacctttcagggaacaccaaagaaggctgaaccccaacatgaaggaagtggtgaagaaagaagtgataaagtggttagatgcgggaattattttcccaatctctgataGCAACTGGGTTAGCCCGGTTCAATGTGTGCCTAAAAAGAGTGGCATGACGGTAgtcaaaaatgataacaatgaacTGATCTCGACGAGAACCGTCATGGGCTAgagaatttgcatggactacagaaagttaaatctggccacccggaaggaccacttcccatttcccttcattgatcagatgctagacagaCTGGCATggaggtcacacttctgttttctggatgggtactcagttTACAATCAGATCTCCATTGCACCTGAGGATAGAGAAAAGACCTCTTTCACTTTCccatatggcatttatgcctttcggaggatgccatttggcctatgcaatgcacccgtcACAtttcaaaggtgcatgatggccatattcactgatatggtagaggacataatggaggtattcatggatgatttctcagtggtgggaaaTTCATTCGATAAGTGCCTAATAAATCTGATGCGTGTGCTGAAACGgtgtattgagactaacctggttcttaattgggagaagtgccatttcatggtataagagggcatagtcttggggcaccgggtgtcaagcaaaggaattgaggtggatcgtgctaaagtggatgtgatagcaaagctgccccctccaacttcagtcaaagcAATCAGGAGCTTCATCGGGCATGCCAGTATCTATCGACgattcataagagacttctcaaaaaATGATAACCCTCTTTGTAaattgttagaaaaagatcaccccttCTTGTTTTTTTATGATTGCAaggtagcattcgaggagctgtaaaagaggctagtcacagcacccatcattgtttcccccgactgggagcaaccgttcgaactcatgtgtgacgctagtgactATGCAGCGGGGGCGGTGTTGGGACAGCGGAAAGACAAGCTAATTcatccaatctactatgctagtagaacgctgagtggagcccagttgAACTACACTGTGACAGAGAAGGAGATGTTGGCAGTGGTGTTTGCTTTCGACAAATTCAGATCGtacctgattggctctaaggtaattgtatacactgatcatgcagctctcaggtacttgattgagaagaaggaatCTAAGCcgcgcctgattcgttgggtgttgctactgcaagaattcgacctcaaaattcgtgaccgtaagggcacatAAAACCAAGTCGCTGACCAtgtatcacgacttgagggagctgaaaactcagttgaggttgaggatattttggaaacctttccagacgagcagctgctTGCTACTAGTATTGAtgaagtgccatggtatgcagactttgcaaattacctggccagcggtatagttccctatgacctttcctctgtacaaaagaaaaagttttatcgtgactgccacatgtattattgggatgagccttacttgtttcgaatatgtgttgacaatatgatccggaggtgtgtacccgagatagaacaatcttttgttttgcaggcatgtcatgTATCGGCGTATGAAgggcattttggaggagtcaggacAGCGGCGAAAGTGCTAGACGCCGGTTTCTTTTGGCCAACAGCATTCAAAGATGTGCACCAATGGGTGAAGGGTTGCAATGAATGTCAGCAAACCGGGAACATTTCCTGtagccatgagatgcccatgaacccgattcaagaggtggaagtgtttgatgtttgggggattgacttcatgggacccttCGTCAactcctttggcaataagtacatacttgttgctgtagattatgtgtccaaatgggtagaagctgtagcatttcccactaatgatgcaagagtagtggtggggtttttgaagaagaacacaTTCACCCGTTTTGGGACACTGAGAGCtattatcagtgacggaggcaccCACTTCTGTAATCGAGCCTTTGAGAGGTTGCTAGCGAAGTATGATGTGTGTCACAAGGTGGCAACTCCGTATCATCCGCAGACAAGTGGACAGGTGGAAGTGtctaatagagagataaagagtgtattCACCAAGACagtgaacgccacaagaactgattgggcaaaaaagttagatgatgcactctgggcttatagaactgcttttaaaacactaattggtatgtcaccatataaaTTGGTGTTCGAGAAGGCCTACcacttgccagtggaacttgaacataaagctTGGTGGGCACTGAAGCAGCTGAACCTAGACATTGAGGTTGCGGGCACAACGAGAATCACTGAATTGCATGAGCTTGACGAGTTCTgacatcttgcttttgagagaacaaggttgtacaaggaaagaatgaagaagttgcacgaccagaacattgttgagcgaGATTTCAAACCCGGGGACATGGTATTGCTCTATAACTCAAGGTTACGGCTGTTCCTTGGTAAGcttaagtcacgatggtctggtccATTTCGAGTGGTTGAAGTATTCCCTTAAGGGGCTGTAGAGATTGCCTCAGAGAAAGACTCTCACAtgtttagagtcaatgggtaGAGATTGAAGCTATACATAGGCATAAAagaaccaaaggaagtgtcagAGACCCACCTAACggaacctcagaggtcgagcgagccttaaatgcgttTGTctacgtcgtgccgcgacgttaaatcaggcgttgCATGGCAGGCAACCCATTGAATTGTTGTAATCgtcgtgccacgacattaacTAAGGCACTAGTCgggaggcaacccaacgataGTAGTAGTTGTTAATTGTGAGTGCTAACCAATGTAGGTGACAATGGGCGGGTGATAAGGCCATCGAAAGTGGTAAGAACAGgtgaaaaacatgaaaaaaattTCGCCCAGGAGCACGCCCGCGCTACAGGCCATGCTAGTAGCTGAGCATATGGGCAAGTATTCTGCCTGGGCTCAAAACATTAACATGCCCACGCTATTGAATGCACTACCGGTCGCGCTACTAGCGCGATCGCGCTAGTGGCTGCGCATATGGGCAAGTATTTTGCCTGGGCTCAAAAATATTAGCGCGCTCGCGCTACTAAATGCACTACTGGTCATGCTACTAGTGCAATCGCACTAGTGGCCGCGCATATTGCATTGTGTTCTGCTTGGGCCAGCGGGGCCACGCTCGTATCGCGCGACGACCGCGCTAGCTCCGCCCACATCCGTAAGTTTTGTGTCATTTGTTTTATTGAatttttgtatgttaattttcttTAGTAGCATAAATTACCCCCCTCCCCCCCTCCTCTTCTAATAATCCCCCCCCCCCTCTAATAACCCTCTCTTTAATCCCAAACCCACCgcccaaatcaaacaaaatcagaaaatcctCCCCAGCCCCTTCTCCTCAGCGCTTTCCTTTCTCCTTCAACTCTCCTCTTTAACAAATTTCCATTTGTTTTCAATTTTCCCCAAGTCACAAGCCACATTCCCCTCTACCTTTCTTCTCTACTCCCCACCCTCTATCACTACAGGTATGAATCCCTTGTTCTATTTTgcccttttctttttctattttttttttgaatttcttttgtttttagtgtgcatttaggtagttgtttttctttgtttttgagtAGTAGAATTGGTAAAATATGTTGTAGTGTTTGTGAGTGGTGAGATTGGTGGGGTGTCGTTTCACTTGGTTTGTGATTTTGGAAGATATTGTGGTGGGTTGATGTTGTAAAATACTTGAAATGGGTTGTGAGTGCAAAATGCCCACAAGATGTTTGTGGAAAGGCCTCAATGAACGTAATTATGTAGTTGTGACCACTTATGCGTGTGAATTCTGAGTAACCGCATTGCGTCACAATTTTGTGTTAGGCTGTGTTAATGTGCTCCCGTTTTTCAGGTACCATGGCTCCATCTCGGAAACGCTGCGCCATAGATGCCTCTTCTAGCAGCCAAGCTGGCTCATCCAGGATGCGCGGGGCAGCCCATCCACACCCCTTTGATAGTAACAGATTTGTCTCCGCCAAGGCTTAGGACCGCTTTGCGGATAAGGCCTCTAAAAAGCCGATTCCGAAGAAGGGTATTGATATAGGATTGGTCTAGCTACACTTCCCTCACATGTACACTGAACTGGTGAGGCGGGGGTTGCAAACTTTCATTAACGAGCCGGGCGAGGGCAATGTAATGGTTGTTAGAGAGTTTTACGCCAATGTAAAGGAGCATGACAATGGCGTAGTCACAGTGCGCCAAAAGGCGGTGAATGCCTCTGTTGAGGCTATACGGACGACCTACCAACTGCCCCCTCCTGTGGACCCTTATGATGACTATTATGAGGGGTATGGCGAAGGACATACACAGTGGGAGAGGTTCTTTGAAAAGATCTGTGTACCCGGGAAGGAGGTGATCTGGATGAAGTATGGTGAGAAATTTCACTCCTCGGCACtaacctttgaagggaagtgctgGTTGTATATTATCAACAATCGTCTGATCCCATCCCTCAACACTACGGAAGTGAATGGCCCCGAGCGGCCTTGATTTGGTGCTTCATCAATGGTCACAACTTCAACATGGCCAAAGTGATCCATGAGGAGATGTTCATCCGTTGTCCAGTCAAAAGGTATGGATTCCTTTTCCCTTCTTTGGTCACTAACCTTTGCAGGCAAGCCCGGGTGCCGGAAAATCTGGCAGTGGATGGGCTGGTGCCAAAAGACCGCAAGTTTCGGGCGGACAAGGTAACCACGGGTAAGGAGCCGGCGGCAGCAAGTGGGGAGGATAGTAGTAGCTCTAGTGACTCGGAGAACGAGAAGGCTGGGCAGGATAACGTGGGGGCCGAACCACAGACCCATGAGCAAAGTGTAGCAGCTGTAGTACCATCTATGTCTACAACATCTTCTGGAGCTGCCCGGGTGTCCCGTTTCACTGCTTTGGAGTAAGAGGTGGTTGGGTTGTGTACCTCAGTCACGGATTTGGGTGCCCGTATAGACGCGGTGGCTGATCGGCAGGTGAAGTCGGAGAAGAAATTCTTAGGCTGGCTGTGAGCTCTGGGTCGTGCTTGCAATGTGAACCCAGATATCGTCTTCGATTAGGAGTGATATTTCAGGGGagttcctttacctcactgttctttaaatttttatgccatgaggacatgtctacattttaagtgtggggtgggggatacttcaatgtatgtatgtatttgtaaCAATTTGACTGTTTGAAGTTTCTTTGTTTTGCCTTGATTGTTTTTGGTATTTTGAGTAATAGTTTCATTAGGTAAAAATTAAAGTAGGTAAGTGGCTTGTCCCGACGACGAATCTCTTtcggcggggttcttgagggactaagtcgatgaaaaaaagggaatatggagactcttcctgatgacggatcctttagacaattttcttaAGAGAAGTAAGTCTACATAaaagaccaaaaagattttttatttttaggtagtgtagtaactcccctttggtttttctttgggccacggttcttttccaagggtttagcttgaatcGAGGGTAGGTAatttttgtttagttttttttattatttagttTTTAGTTAGGATTGATGGGCTACGAGCTGAATTCGAAAGAGAAACCTCTAGCGTTGATACACCTGAACACAACagacactagagtgtaacgcttagtctcaGTGGTTGATTTTTGCTAAAGTGCCTTAAAATTATATGTTTGTCATT
This sequence is a window from Nicotiana sylvestris chromosome 3, ASM39365v2, whole genome shotgun sequence. Protein-coding genes within it:
- the LOC104243965 gene encoding uncharacterized protein, with amino-acid sequence MLKQIQVNIPLINALKEMPGYAKMMKDLMSRKFDFQDLATTTLTQTCSAVVTRLIAEKLSDPGSFTIPYTIGNFAFAKALCDLGASINLMPLAIYKRLGIGRARLTSMLLQLADRNVKRPSGMLDDVLI